DNA from Chloroherpetonaceae bacterium:
GTTCGTTGGTAACAGGATTTTTTATTACAGGATTATCAATTCCTCCTTTGTCAATTGAATCGGCTGTTCCGCCGATATGCAAGCCAGTAATAGCTTTAATTGTACCTGAAATTTTGATATAGCCGAGTAATTTGATTTGGCGAGTTGTATTTGTATTGGACATAATGGTCTCCTTTTTTATTTATCTTTCTTTTTGGTGTCAAATGTGCTGTGGTAGTCAAGAATCGCTTCAAAAAATTCAACGAATGTTCTTAAATCTGAAACCGTTTTAATTTTAGGCGTAGAGACGGCAAAAATTTCATAGAGTTCCTTCAGACTGTCTCGCTCAGAACTGCCTGCTATCTTTGGTAATAGGAATTTCAATTTGTGCTTATCAATAAATCCATCGTTGGCAGTTGTTGCATCAGGGTTGCTCATACGATTGGCCTGTTCAATACTTTTGACATATCTGTAAAAACGATTTAGTTGAGTAGATGTAACTTTTATCGTTTTAGCGACAGTAGCCGCATAGTTCGGCAACAAATCTGAATCATTGAGTTCGCTAAATTTTTGACAATTCTGGATTGCATTTTTCACATCATCTAACTTGGGTAATGTCCCAAATACAGCGGTGAAATCAAATGATTCATTTGACATTATTTAGTCCTCCTTAAGTATGAAAGCCAGTTAAGAGCAATGTGGAAATGAGACATCCAATTTTGTTTGGCTGGATCATTGGCATAAATGTATGTGGTTAAATCCGTGAAAAGCTTTGGATGAGTTTCAGAGTATTTTGAAATTTGAGTTTCAACTTGTTTGAGAACCCGTGCCATAGTAGGCAAGTGCATTTTTCCCGTTTCTTGATGCTTTTCGATAATTGCGAACCATTTTTCAATGGTTGAGTAACTGAATTTATTTACTTCAAATACGATTCTTCCATTTGCATTTTTGGTTTCACCACACTTGGCATAAACTTTCATCAGCTGTAGCAGAAATTGGTTTGCAAGTTGCCATTTCATTGAGAGCATATATCTTTCTTTTTTGAGTAGGCGGTTTTGGCGTTGGGCTTTGTTATCATCAAAAAATAAACCTATTCTGTTTTTATGGGGATTACTTTCGCCTTTATCTTTATCATTCTTCGCTACGCCTTCCGCCTCGCCCGATTTCTTCGCCATTTGGTAAAGTGGGAATTTTGGATGATGAAGCGTTAGTCCGCCGGAAATTCCCAGACGATTTGAAATTTGATTGGCATCGCCTCCCGTGAAGCGGTGAAAACATTTTTGAATATCAAAGGCAAGTTCAGCGGTTTCGTCCCACGCCCCAATGATAAAAAGGTCATCGCCGCCCGCGTAAATCACAGAAACATTTCGCCCGTTTGAATAATCTTTACCGAGAATGTTGGTTTGTTCAACCCCGTTGAAAGTTCCATTGCAGATTTGATTCAAATAACCTTTGAAGAAAAGATTAAGAAGCCGTGATTTTTGTGAAAGCTCTTGCGGGGTTTCGATGTCTTGAAAGTTTTTTCCAAGATTATCCACATCCATTCGTAAAGCTCCGATGAGTTCCGCACCGCAAGAACTTGCAGCTAAGCCTTCAAATGTGGCGGTATCATATTCGATTTCGTCACTTTGTTCTATTTTTCTAACATCATCGTGAATTGCTTTCAGTTCAGTGGATTTAGCATTTTCGGAAAGGTCGCCGTGCTTTCTGACATAATTTGCATAGAAAAGTGGATAACAGCCTTCTTCAAAGCCGTTGATTTTCCAGCGAGGACTTTGGGTCGACTTACCGTCTATGTAATAATAAGCTGATGAGGAATCTTTTTTCGGAAATTCAAAAT
Protein-coding regions in this window:
- the cas10 gene encoding type III-A CRISPR-associated protein Cas10/Csm1, translating into MNLNELIKKANEIFENKAQLKPLKNPFGGETSFEPVQLDFKTINFPKPIPTKSQLPNDQINTLQDVEQYGSFIASEKRPTVSLYDALKTEAAINDCKEEGEKNNPFLLVSADFSGIQDTVYTISSKGALKTLRARSFMLELLTEHIIYELVGDNRYQIIYSGGGGFSLLMPNMQSHRDTVNNFREVLNKWAKQEFSGKFFIALDAHPFSDISKFAEARKAQSENLDKQKRRKFLNQLGGFFTPQMPKQTTVQTECQITRRDDLPPTEMFALPDDVVKPSEKISMQDVLNKKEKRKSLEDYTWASESCYHQFHIGDNLITAKYIYRSDVTPDSNKNYFEFPKKDSSSAYYYIDGKSTQSPRWKINGFEEGCYPLFYANYVRKHGDLSENAKSTELKAIHDDVRKIEQSDEIEYDTATFEGLAASSCGAELIGALRMDVDNLGKNFQDIETPQELSQKSRLLNLFFKGYLNQICNGTFNGVEQTNILGKDYSNGRNVSVIYAGGDDLFIIGAWDETAELAFDIQKCFHRFTGGDANQISNRLGISGGLTLHHPKFPLYQMAKKSGEAEGVAKNDKDKGESNPHKNRIGLFFDDNKAQRQNRLLKKERYMLSMKWQLANQFLLQLMKVYAKCGETKNANGRIVFEVNKFSYSTIEKWFAIIEKHQETGKMHLPTMARVLKQVETQISKYSETHPKLFTDLTTYIYANDPAKQNWMSHFHIALNWLSYLRRTK
- the csm2 gene encoding type III-A CRISPR-associated protein Csm2 — encoded protein: MSNESFDFTAVFGTLPKLDDVKNAIQNCQKFSELNDSDLLPNYAATVAKTIKVTSTQLNRFYRYVKSIEQANRMSNPDATTANDGFIDKHKLKFLLPKIAGSSERDSLKELYEIFAVSTPKIKTVSDLRTFVEFFEAILDYHSTFDTKKKDK